A genomic segment from Streptosporangium roseum DSM 43021 encodes:
- a CDS encoding DUF1996 domain-containing protein: MHPPRSPGRFRLGLVAATLAALVAAGLAIITPATAADTLLSQGRPASASSVEGGGYGAGAAFDGSGGTRWASAYSDPQWLQVDLGATATVSQVVLDWEGAYGRAFKIQTSADGTSWTDIYSTTTGTGGSQTLNVSGSGRYVRMYGTTRSGGYGYSLWEFKVYGTGGIGSTPAPSPTFTDAVTHHEFQANCSWTANRPDDPIVYPGLPGASHMHTFVGNTTTNAGSTSSSLLGGGTSCTNPHDRSAYWFPSFYKGSQLIQPTGNQVIYYKSGILEYWRVRSFPQGLRFVVGSPTATLEQFRDSPGAVEGFECGDISHSWDIPTSCPAGSQVNVRYQAPSCWDGVNLDSADHKSHMAYPVNGYCSAGHPVPVPMLEFKIAFPASGDLSQARLASGRGYSWHYDFFNAWDNPAILNALVTHCINGGLQCNPRGYDLYKPHRGAALTENFELP, translated from the coding sequence ATGCATCCACCCCGCAGTCCAGGCCGGTTCCGCCTGGGACTGGTCGCCGCCACGCTGGCCGCGCTGGTCGCCGCCGGCCTGGCGATCATCACCCCCGCCACCGCGGCGGACACCCTGCTGTCGCAGGGCCGGCCCGCGTCGGCCTCCTCGGTCGAGGGAGGCGGGTACGGCGCCGGGGCCGCCTTCGACGGCAGCGGCGGCACCCGCTGGGCCAGCGCCTACAGCGACCCGCAATGGCTCCAGGTCGACCTGGGCGCCACGGCGACGGTCTCCCAGGTCGTCCTGGACTGGGAGGGCGCCTACGGCAGGGCCTTCAAGATCCAGACCTCGGCCGACGGCACGTCGTGGACCGACATCTACTCGACCACGACCGGCACCGGCGGCAGCCAGACCCTCAACGTCTCGGGCAGCGGCCGCTACGTCCGGATGTACGGCACCACCCGGTCCGGCGGCTACGGCTACTCGCTCTGGGAGTTCAAGGTCTACGGCACGGGCGGCATCGGATCCACCCCGGCCCCGAGCCCGACGTTCACCGACGCGGTGACGCACCACGAGTTCCAGGCCAACTGCTCGTGGACGGCGAACCGGCCCGACGACCCGATCGTCTACCCCGGCCTGCCGGGCGCCTCGCACATGCACACCTTCGTCGGCAACACGACGACCAACGCGGGCAGCACGTCGTCGTCGCTCCTCGGGGGCGGCACCTCGTGCACCAACCCCCACGACAGGTCGGCCTACTGGTTCCCGAGCTTCTACAAGGGCAGCCAGCTCATCCAGCCGACCGGTAACCAGGTCATCTACTACAAGTCGGGCATCCTCGAATACTGGCGGGTGCGGTCCTTCCCGCAGGGGCTGCGCTTCGTCGTGGGCAGCCCGACCGCGACGCTGGAGCAGTTCCGCGACTCTCCCGGCGCGGTCGAGGGCTTCGAGTGCGGCGACATCTCCCACAGTTGGGACATTCCGACCTCGTGCCCGGCGGGCAGCCAGGTGAACGTCCGCTACCAGGCGCCGAGCTGCTGGGACGGGGTCAACCTCGACAGCGCCGACCACAAGAGCCACATGGCCTACCCCGTCAACGGCTACTGCTCCGCCGGCCACCCGGTGCCGGTGCCGATGCTCGAGTTCAAGATCGCCTTCCCGGCGTCCGGCGATCTGTCCCAGGCGCGGCTGGCCAGCGGCCGCGGCTACTCCTGGCACTACGACTTCTTCAACGCGTGGGACAACCCCGCCATCCTCAACGCCCTGGTCACCCACTGCATCAACGGTGGCCTCCAGTGCAACCCGCGCGGTTACGACCTGTACAAGCCGCACCGCGGCGCCGCCCTCACGGAGAACTTCGAGCTTCCCTGA